The following are encoded in a window of Halorarum salinum genomic DNA:
- a CDS encoding hotdog domain-containing protein gives MDPADLPEPGTVVRHERTFTRGEVERFADLSGDRGDHHEEPDEDGRVVVHGLLTATLPTKIGGDLDVLARTMTFEFHRPVYTGERVACEVTVESVERGDGRADLDASIECHDGAGEVVLTGEFDGVVFA, from the coding sequence ATGGATCCGGCCGACCTCCCGGAGCCCGGCACCGTCGTCCGCCACGAGCGCACGTTCACCCGCGGTGAGGTGGAACGGTTCGCGGACCTCTCCGGGGACCGCGGCGACCACCACGAGGAACCCGACGAGGACGGCCGAGTCGTCGTCCACGGCCTGCTCACCGCCACGCTCCCGACGAAGATCGGCGGCGACCTCGACGTGCTCGCCCGGACCATGACCTTCGAGTTCCACCGGCCGGTGTACACCGGCGAGCGGGTCGCCTGTGAGGTGACCGTAGAGAGCGTCGAGCGCGGCGACGGGCGCGCGGATCTCGATGCGAGCATCGAGTGCCACGACGGAGCGGGCGAGGTCGTCCTCACGGGCGAGTTCGACGGCGTCGTGTTCGCCTGA
- a CDS encoding DUF456 family protein, translated as MVDPVTALSTLLLVAAVAGSVLPLVPAGVTALAGVYLHHFLGPSEAGGAIDPLLLAGFTLVGVTTALVEHFGGAIAAKAGGAETGTVLLAGVASLLLFLFLGPLGAILGLVGVVAAAELRAGKEPREAAVASAWTVAGLLASAVAQFLLTLSMLVGFVAFVLVPG; from the coding sequence ATGGTCGACCCAGTCACGGCGCTTTCGACCCTGCTCCTCGTCGCGGCCGTCGCGGGGAGCGTCCTCCCCCTCGTCCCCGCGGGGGTGACGGCGCTCGCCGGCGTCTACCTCCACCACTTCCTCGGCCCCTCGGAGGCGGGCGGCGCGATCGACCCCCTGCTCCTCGCAGGCTTCACCCTCGTCGGCGTCACGACGGCCCTCGTCGAGCACTTCGGCGGCGCAATCGCCGCGAAGGCCGGCGGCGCGGAGACGGGGACGGTCCTCCTCGCGGGGGTCGCGTCGCTCCTGCTGTTCCTCTTCCTGGGGCCGCTCGGCGCGATTCTCGGGCTGGTCGGCGTCGTCGCGGCGGCGGAGCTCCGGGCCGGAAAGGAGCCACGCGAGGCCGCCGTCGCGTCGGCGTGGACGGTCGCGGGGCTGCTCGCCTCCGCGGTCGCGCAGTTCCTCCTCACGCTCTCGATGCTCGTCGGGTTCGTCGCGTTCGTCCTGGTGCCCGGCTGA
- the tmcA gene encoding tRNA(Met) cytidine acetyltransferase TmcA, which produces MPFRDAVVALLEEARETDQRRLLVVHGDRDSCLDAAYDALDAAAVDAEDATLLTTREGLRYDRLRPKHADRLLGTTRDAVVLDAFEEFSANAVGQSVGAVDGGGLYVLLAPPLGEWSDRRDDFDESLAVPPFTVADVTGRFRTRLVRTLRRHPGVAVYDADAGVLERDGLTDGSAPRQSPEPTVPAKHAFAESAYASCLTRDQSRAVRALERLRHPGNAVVLEADRGRGKSSAAGLAAGALALEGRDVLVTAADARGTDALFDRARELLEGEDALDGADDGSLESTAGGRVGYESPADAAAVAAEADVVVVDEAAALPVRLLERFLAASAVAFVTTVHGYEGAGRGFSVRFRDRLREADRDVREVRLEDPIRYAAGDPVEAWAFHALMLDARPAVADAVADATPESTRYRVVDAGELADDERQLGEAFGLLVLAHYRTEPDDLARLLDAPNLSLRALAHEGHVVSVALLAREGGLDADTRASMYEGARVRGNMIPDVLTSQLRDEDAAEPVGYRVMRIATHHAVRDEGLGSRLLEEVHRELCDRADYFGTGFGATPELLRFWRRNGYRTVHLATTRNDASGEHSAVMLGPTSRAGRELHDRNAARFRDRVGDALSDALRDVDPDVIRGALRACEADPEPLLDLSEYEWRVVVGASFGPGAYGAAPRPFRRLALAHLLEGSAGLSAREERLLVGKVLQARPWESVADELGFVSTRQCMRALGGAYRSLVGEYGTAVAREERARFEQHD; this is translated from the coding sequence ATGCCGTTCCGGGACGCCGTGGTCGCCCTCCTGGAGGAGGCTCGGGAGACCGACCAGCGACGGCTCCTCGTCGTCCACGGCGACCGGGACTCGTGTCTCGACGCCGCCTACGACGCCCTCGACGCGGCCGCGGTCGACGCCGAGGACGCCACGCTGCTCACCACCCGCGAGGGGTTAAGGTACGACCGCCTGCGGCCGAAGCACGCCGATCGCCTCCTGGGAACCACCAGGGACGCCGTCGTCCTCGACGCCTTCGAGGAGTTCTCCGCGAACGCCGTCGGCCAGTCGGTCGGCGCGGTCGACGGCGGCGGGCTCTACGTCCTGCTCGCGCCGCCGCTCGGGGAGTGGTCGGACCGCCGCGACGACTTCGACGAGTCGCTCGCCGTCCCGCCGTTCACCGTGGCGGACGTGACGGGACGGTTCCGGACCCGACTCGTTCGGACGCTCCGGCGACACCCCGGCGTCGCCGTCTACGACGCGGACGCCGGCGTACTGGAACGCGACGGGTTGACGGACGGGAGCGCGCCTCGACAGTCGCCGGAACCGACCGTGCCCGCGAAGCACGCCTTCGCCGAATCGGCCTACGCGTCGTGTCTCACCCGGGACCAGTCGCGCGCCGTGCGGGCGCTCGAGCGGCTCCGTCACCCCGGGAACGCCGTCGTACTGGAGGCCGACAGGGGCCGGGGGAAATCGAGCGCCGCCGGCCTCGCCGCCGGGGCGCTCGCCCTGGAGGGGCGCGACGTGCTCGTCACCGCGGCGGACGCCCGGGGCACGGACGCCCTGTTCGACCGGGCACGGGAACTGCTGGAGGGGGAGGACGCGCTCGACGGCGCGGACGACGGCTCGCTCGAATCGACCGCCGGCGGTCGCGTCGGGTACGAATCCCCGGCGGACGCCGCGGCGGTCGCGGCCGAGGCCGACGTCGTCGTGGTGGACGAGGCGGCCGCGCTGCCGGTCCGACTGCTCGAACGGTTCCTCGCGGCGTCCGCGGTCGCGTTCGTCACGACGGTCCACGGCTACGAGGGGGCCGGACGCGGGTTCTCGGTCCGGTTTCGGGACCGGTTACGGGAGGCCGACCGCGACGTGCGGGAGGTCCGGCTCGAGGACCCCATCCGCTACGCGGCCGGCGACCCGGTCGAGGCGTGGGCGTTCCACGCGCTCATGCTCGACGCGCGCCCGGCGGTCGCTGACGCGGTCGCAGACGCGACGCCCGAGTCGACGCGCTATCGCGTCGTCGACGCGGGGGAACTGGCCGACGACGAGCGCCAGCTTGGCGAGGCGTTCGGCCTGCTCGTGCTCGCGCACTACCGGACCGAACCCGACGACCTCGCAAGGCTGCTCGACGCCCCGAACCTCTCGCTCCGAGCGCTCGCCCACGAGGGGCACGTCGTCTCGGTCGCGCTGCTCGCGCGCGAGGGCGGGCTCGACGCGGACACCCGGGCGTCGATGTACGAGGGAGCACGCGTCCGGGGGAACATGATCCCCGACGTGTTGACCAGCCAACTTCGGGACGAGGACGCGGCGGAGCCGGTCGGCTACCGGGTGATGCGCATCGCCACCCACCACGCGGTCCGCGACGAGGGGCTCGGGTCGCGACTGCTCGAGGAGGTCCACAGGGAACTCTGCGATCGGGCGGACTACTTCGGCACGGGGTTCGGCGCGACGCCGGAGCTCCTCCGGTTCTGGCGGCGGAACGGCTACCGGACCGTCCACCTCGCGACGACGCGCAACGACGCCAGCGGCGAGCACTCGGCGGTGATGCTCGGGCCGACGAGCCGGGCCGGCCGCGAACTCCACGACCGGAACGCCGCGCGGTTCCGTGACCGCGTGGGCGACGCGCTCTCGGACGCGCTGCGCGACGTTGACCCGGACGTGATCCGGGGGGCGCTCCGGGCCTGCGAGGCGGACCCCGAGCCCCTGCTCGACCTCTCGGAGTACGAGTGGCGCGTCGTGGTCGGCGCCTCGTTCGGCCCCGGCGCGTACGGCGCGGCCCCGCGACCGTTCCGACGGCTCGCGCTCGCACATCTCCTCGAGGGGTCCGCCGGCCTCTCCGCCAGGGAGGAACGGCTGCTCGTCGGGAAGGTGTTGCAGGCCCGCCCCTGGGAGTCGGTGGCCGACGAACTGGGGTTCGTCTCCACCCGACAGTGCATGCGCGCGCTCGGGGGCGCCTACCGGTCGCTCGTCGGGGAGTACGGCACCGCCGTCGCCCGCGAGGAGCGGGCCCGCTTCGAGCAGCACGACTGA
- a CDS encoding 4Fe-4S dicluster domain-containing protein — MAIDPSFEENREVAEEHEGHEVWGPVEEPETLGIHGTHVAVDFDICLGDGACIDDCPVDVFEWVDTPGHPESELKADPANEDQCIDCMICVDVCPVDAIDVDAGRAGRH; from the coding sequence ATGGCCATCGATCCGAGCTTCGAGGAGAACCGCGAGGTCGCGGAGGAACACGAGGGGCACGAGGTGTGGGGGCCCGTCGAGGAGCCCGAGACGCTCGGCATCCACGGCACCCACGTCGCCGTCGACTTCGACATCTGCCTCGGCGACGGCGCGTGCATCGACGACTGCCCGGTCGACGTGTTCGAGTGGGTGGACACGCCGGGCCACCCCGAGAGCGAACTGAAGGCGGACCCCGCCAACGAGGACCAGTGTATCGACTGCATGATCTGCGTCGACGTCTGCCCCGTGGACGCCATCGACGTGGACGCGGGCCGGGCCGGACGGCACTGA
- a CDS encoding electron transfer flavoprotein subunit beta/FixA family protein, whose protein sequence is MHTVVLTKGVPDFREGKVSFDEDGHLERGNTPTTMNPNDEHALRAALQTRVRHGGRVDVMSMGPPGYTSVLREAMESVYADDLFLISDKQFAAADTWATAITLATAIQHLGEPSLIFAGFKTADGETGHTGPQTCWCLDMPLITHVVALDVDEEAERVRAKRLVEGDVSEIETVEAPLPAFVVADPEFEPSYRTARHRLERKRLRAEARERAETAEEEVTFWDHAELNLDPDYVGLDGSPTIVESVDPIPKAPSEREATVVDPGDPEAMGEVVDELAPFAGGD, encoded by the coding sequence ATGCACACGGTAGTTCTGACGAAGGGCGTTCCCGACTTCCGCGAGGGGAAGGTGTCGTTCGACGAGGACGGCCACCTCGAGCGGGGGAACACCCCGACGACGATGAATCCGAACGACGAACACGCCCTGCGGGCGGCGTTACAGACGCGCGTCCGGCACGGCGGCCGGGTGGACGTGATGAGCATGGGGCCGCCGGGCTACACGAGCGTGCTCCGGGAGGCGATGGAGTCCGTCTACGCGGACGACCTGTTCCTGATCTCGGACAAGCAGTTCGCCGCGGCCGACACCTGGGCGACGGCCATCACGCTGGCCACGGCGATCCAGCACCTCGGGGAGCCGAGCCTGATCTTCGCGGGGTTCAAGACCGCCGACGGGGAGACGGGCCACACCGGGCCCCAGACGTGCTGGTGTCTGGACATGCCCCTCATCACCCACGTCGTCGCGCTCGACGTGGACGAGGAGGCCGAACGGGTCCGCGCGAAGCGGCTCGTGGAGGGCGACGTCTCCGAGATCGAGACCGTCGAGGCGCCGCTGCCGGCGTTCGTCGTCGCCGACCCCGAGTTCGAGCCGTCCTACCGCACGGCCCGACACCGGCTGGAACGAAAGCGGCTGCGAGCCGAGGCCCGGGAGCGAGCCGAGACCGCCGAGGAGGAGGTGACGTTCTGGGACCACGCCGAGCTGAACCTCGACCCCGACTACGTCGGGCTGGACGGCTCTCCGACCATCGTCGAGTCGGTCGACCCCATCCCGAAGGCGCCGTCCGAACGCGAGGCGACGGTGGTGGACCCCGGCGACCCGGAGGCGATGGGGGAGGTCGTGGACGAACTCGCACCGTTCGCGGGGGGTGACTGA
- a CDS encoding electron transfer flavoprotein subunit alpha/FixB family protein: MPPFDPADYDVSELGPKVQGIEGAAELEELLAAEEDGENRAPVLTVIRSRIDKLSEDEDAGDAELDLAGMSAADVGNALQDVDDVDRLRDVLDRERSGEDRDSVVRLIERRIDSLEGGGEDGEAEETEPETPEERHPDLDHPTADKRYVKALADGTYGDMWVYCETQAGDLLDVSREMLGHARTMMDGYNDRYLDDDADPERVVAVLIGSDVRGHADECIELGADVVVYHEDERLERFRHKPYTEVFADMARWGADPPSRDEGEGREGESADWREYDEPRYTLYPATNNGRDLSALVQGELDSGLASDCSGLFIENTVISNPVKTGSAGSNRTFERVLHMKRPDFSGFEYSTILCLDNPNREFHPQGASVIPGSFDLPEPDPDREGLVVEHDADLEDDWFRVDVTEFDRLSAGVDLTGHDVVVAVGRGIGADPTRGIELAVELADAFEDADVGVSRGIVTGSYNFDGHVEQYTREERQIGETGQVVEPKIYVAAGISGAVQHKVGCDESDTIVAVNTDPEARIRDWSDYFIEGDLFEVLPELTAAVKAGELGVAADGGATPAGDADGERESDDDE; this comes from the coding sequence GTGCCCCCGTTCGACCCCGCCGACTACGACGTGTCGGAGCTCGGTCCGAAGGTCCAGGGCATCGAGGGCGCGGCGGAGCTCGAGGAACTGCTGGCGGCCGAGGAGGACGGCGAGAACCGCGCCCCCGTCCTCACCGTCATCCGGAGCCGCATCGACAAGCTCTCCGAGGACGAGGACGCGGGCGACGCCGAACTCGACCTCGCGGGGATGAGCGCCGCGGACGTGGGCAACGCCCTGCAGGACGTCGACGACGTGGACCGCCTGCGGGACGTCCTCGACCGCGAGCGGTCGGGCGAGGACCGCGACTCGGTCGTCCGCCTGATCGAGCGGCGCATCGACTCGCTGGAGGGCGGCGGCGAGGACGGTGAGGCCGAGGAGACCGAGCCGGAGACCCCGGAGGAACGCCACCCGGACCTCGACCACCCGACCGCGGACAAGCGCTACGTGAAGGCGCTCGCGGACGGCACCTACGGCGACATGTGGGTGTACTGCGAGACGCAGGCGGGCGACCTGCTGGACGTGTCCCGCGAGATGCTCGGCCACGCCCGGACGATGATGGACGGCTACAACGACCGGTACCTGGACGACGATGCGGACCCCGAACGGGTGGTCGCGGTGCTCATCGGCTCCGACGTGCGGGGCCACGCCGACGAGTGCATCGAACTCGGCGCCGACGTGGTCGTTTACCACGAGGACGAGCGACTGGAACGCTTCAGACACAAGCCCTACACCGAGGTGTTCGCGGACATGGCCCGCTGGGGCGCCGACCCGCCCTCGCGCGACGAGGGTGAAGGCCGCGAGGGCGAGTCCGCCGACTGGCGTGAGTACGACGAACCCCGCTACACCCTGTATCCGGCGACGAACAACGGCCGCGACCTCTCGGCGCTGGTCCAGGGCGAACTCGACTCGGGGCTCGCCTCGGACTGTTCCGGGCTGTTCATCGAGAACACCGTCATCTCGAACCCGGTGAAGACCGGCAGCGCCGGGTCGAACCGGACGTTCGAGCGCGTGCTCCACATGAAGCGCCCGGACTTCTCGGGGTTCGAGTACTCGACCATCCTCTGTCTCGACAACCCGAACCGGGAGTTCCACCCGCAAGGCGCCTCGGTCATCCCGGGGAGCTTCGACCTCCCCGAACCCGACCCGGATCGCGAGGGGCTGGTCGTCGAGCACGACGCCGACCTCGAGGACGACTGGTTCCGCGTCGACGTGACGGAGTTCGACCGGCTCTCGGCCGGCGTCGACCTCACGGGCCACGACGTCGTCGTCGCCGTCGGGCGGGGCATCGGCGCGGATCCGACGCGCGGCATCGAACTGGCGGTCGAACTCGCCGACGCCTTCGAGGACGCCGACGTGGGCGTCTCGCGGGGCATCGTCACCGGTTCGTACAACTTCGACGGACACGTCGAGCAGTACACCCGGGAGGAGCGCCAGATCGGGGAGACTGGGCAGGTCGTCGAACCGAAGATCTACGTCGCGGCGGGCATCTCCGGGGCGGTCCAGCACAAGGTCGGCTGCGACGAGTCGGACACCATCGTCGCGGTCAACACGGACCCGGAGGCACGCATCCGCGACTGGTCGGACTACTTCATCGAGGGGGACCTGTTCGAGGTGCTCCCGGAACTGACGGCCGCGGTGAAGGCCGGCGAACTGGGCGTGGCCGCCGACGGCGGGGCCACGCCGGCGGGCGACGCCGACGGCGAACGGGAGAGTGATGACGATGAGTGA
- a CDS encoding FAD-dependent monooxygenase: protein MSDTRNADTDGGTDATTGTDAERFEAVVVGAGPGGAAAAAVLADNGVETLVLERGVEAGSKNVSGGLIYAGKSAAYTADDLFPGFREEATERPVTRNYMDNVAGDEVHTIDLKRVHEHDTAWVDSVLRRRMDSWLAERVHERTAEAGGGLLTDVRVNGLLWEDGEAVGVTCDKLDPIRADVVIAADGVNSELARAAGLMDWEEPDEWFQGVKAVVDVEPDVIADRFDVAEDEGVARLFGGDLFDGVRGGGFLYTNRDSLSIGTVFHLDSLAEERAEPHELLDGLLTHPHLGQWLPDEYSEREYSAKLVPDSKKVAHGSPHRDRMLLVGDAAGQMQAQGPIIKGMNHAVNAGGLAAEAYVEAKSRNAPHSAGELYASKLREEGVMDELRPTRYEVTRRLSESDAVTNVLDSVARSSVGRFGLRATGGLAARLFNSPFVLGMIPDTRTSYVTVPTVLAEELGERATGANDADPPTLEERIGELTYDTDVGNPHIELVDESFEASGVAVTACPVSAEGFGGGCYREETVRVNGGEERVVSLDTQPCVECGTCAVVADTEWTHPRGGKGVAFDEG from the coding sequence ATGAGTGACACACGGAACGCCGACACGGACGGGGGAACCGACGCGACGACCGGAACCGACGCCGAGCGCTTCGAGGCCGTCGTCGTCGGGGCCGGCCCCGGCGGCGCGGCCGCGGCGGCCGTCCTCGCGGACAACGGCGTCGAGACGCTCGTGCTCGAGCGGGGCGTCGAGGCGGGGTCGAAGAACGTCTCAGGCGGGCTCATCTACGCCGGGAAGTCGGCCGCCTACACCGCCGACGACCTGTTCCCAGGCTTCCGCGAGGAGGCGACCGAGCGCCCCGTCACCCGGAACTACATGGACAACGTCGCCGGCGACGAAGTCCACACGATCGACCTGAAGCGGGTTCACGAACACGACACGGCGTGGGTCGACTCGGTGCTCCGGCGTCGGATGGACTCCTGGCTCGCCGAGCGCGTCCACGAGCGGACCGCCGAGGCCGGCGGTGGCCTCCTCACCGACGTCCGCGTGAACGGACTCCTCTGGGAGGACGGCGAGGCGGTGGGCGTCACCTGCGACAAACTCGACCCCATCCGCGCGGACGTGGTCATCGCGGCCGACGGCGTCAACAGCGAACTCGCGCGGGCGGCCGGGCTGATGGACTGGGAGGAGCCCGACGAGTGGTTCCAGGGGGTGAAAGCCGTCGTCGACGTCGAACCCGACGTCATCGCCGATCGGTTCGACGTCGCCGAGGACGAGGGCGTCGCGAGGCTGTTCGGCGGCGACCTGTTCGACGGCGTCCGGGGCGGCGGGTTCCTCTACACGAACCGCGACTCGCTGTCGATCGGGACCGTCTTCCACCTCGACAGCCTCGCGGAGGAGCGCGCCGAACCGCACGAACTCCTCGACGGCCTCCTCACCCACCCGCACCTGGGCCAGTGGCTGCCCGACGAGTACAGCGAGCGGGAGTACTCGGCGAAACTGGTCCCCGACTCGAAGAAGGTCGCGCACGGCTCGCCCCACCGCGACAGGATGCTGCTGGTCGGCGACGCCGCCGGCCAGATGCAGGCGCAGGGCCCCATCATCAAGGGGATGAACCACGCGGTCAACGCGGGCGGGCTGGCGGCCGAGGCGTACGTCGAGGCGAAGTCGCGCAACGCTCCCCACAGCGCGGGGGAGCTGTACGCGAGCAAGCTCCGCGAGGAGGGCGTGATGGACGAGCTCCGGCCGACGCGCTACGAGGTGACCCGGCGGCTGAGCGAGTCCGACGCCGTCACGAACGTGCTGGACTCGGTCGCGCGTTCGTCGGTCGGTCGGTTCGGCCTCCGGGCGACCGGCGGGCTGGCCGCTCGCCTGTTCAACTCGCCGTTCGTCCTCGGCATGATCCCCGACACTCGCACCTCCTACGTGACCGTCCCGACGGTGCTCGCGGAGGAACTGGGCGAGCGGGCGACGGGCGCGAACGACGCCGACCCGCCGACCCTCGAGGAGCGCATCGGCGAACTCACCTACGACACCGACGTCGGCAACCCGCACATCGAACTGGTGGACGAGTCGTTCGAGGCGAGCGGGGTCGCCGTCACGGCCTGCCCGGTGAGCGCCGAGGGGTTCGGCGGGGGCTGCTACCGCGAGGAGACCGTCCGCGTGAACGGGGGCGAGGAGCGCGTCGTGAGCCTCGACACCCAGCCCTGCGTGGAGTGCGGGACGTGCGCGGTCGTCGCCGACACCGAGTGGACCCACCCGCGTGGCGGCAAGGGCGTCGCCTTCGACGAGGGATGA
- a CDS encoding bifunctional helix-turn-helix transcriptional regulator/GNAT family N-acetyltransferase: MELTDRLSFSHDDRKDLYQYVEQHGTVREDAARRALNMDPTAFGHHVTVLQRDGYVRRVDGKLTVAYGEEESREYESDGVTYLIRQAGQGDLSGLVDVIRRVAGDGSYIEAETVADVVETEEVVLRHNQLGSRLFFVAVVDDEVVGWVHLDLPEAAKLSHTAVLTVGLLSEYRGKGIGERLLARGQEWAREQGFEKLYNSVPATNENAIAFLEDHGWETEAVRSDHYRIDEEYVDEVMMAKRLD; this comes from the coding sequence ATGGAACTCACCGACCGACTCTCCTTCAGCCACGACGACAGGAAGGACCTGTACCAGTACGTCGAGCAGCACGGGACGGTCCGGGAGGACGCCGCGCGACGGGCGCTCAACATGGACCCGACGGCGTTCGGCCACCACGTGACCGTGCTCCAGCGGGACGGCTACGTCCGGCGCGTGGACGGAAAGCTCACCGTCGCGTACGGCGAGGAGGAGAGTCGCGAGTACGAGTCGGACGGCGTGACCTACCTCATCAGGCAGGCCGGACAGGGCGACCTCTCCGGGCTCGTCGACGTCATCCGGCGCGTCGCCGGCGACGGGAGCTACATCGAGGCCGAGACGGTCGCGGACGTCGTCGAGACGGAGGAGGTCGTGCTCCGACACAACCAGCTCGGCTCCCGGCTGTTCTTCGTGGCCGTCGTCGACGACGAGGTGGTCGGGTGGGTCCACCTCGACCTCCCCGAGGCGGCGAAACTGAGCCACACCGCGGTGCTGACGGTGGGGCTCCTTTCCGAGTACCGCGGCAAGGGGATCGGCGAACGGCTCCTCGCCCGCGGTCAGGAGTGGGCGCGCGAACAGGGGTTCGAGAAGCTGTACAACAGCGTCCCGGCGACGAACGAGAACGCCATCGCGTTCCTCGAGGACCACGGCTGGGAGACGGAAGCGGTGCGTTCCGACCACTACCGGATCGACGAGGAGTACGTCGACGAGGTGATGATGGCGAAGCGGCTCGACTAA
- a CDS encoding cyclase family protein — translation MTLRDLTRPVEDGMATYPGDPAVSVAEHASMASDGYRVTALELGTHTGTHVDAPSHVEPDGATLGEFGPGAFEFDAHVVDATGLDPREAIGPEAVPGTDADLVLFHTGWEDRWGTDRYRAHPYLSRAAAERCAGRGFAVGLDCFSPDPTPGSDGGNGFEGYGVPAHRALLGAGLLVVENLIGLGDLPERCSVSAYPLRVDADGAPARVVAEFEG, via the coding sequence ATGACGCTCCGGGACCTGACGCGGCCGGTCGAGGACGGGATGGCGACGTATCCGGGCGACCCGGCCGTCTCGGTGGCCGAACACGCGAGCATGGCGTCGGACGGCTACCGCGTGACGGCGCTCGAACTGGGGACTCACACCGGAACGCACGTGGACGCGCCGAGCCACGTCGAACCCGACGGCGCGACGCTGGGGGAGTTCGGGCCAGGCGCGTTCGAGTTCGACGCGCACGTCGTCGACGCGACGGGGCTCGACCCGCGCGAGGCCATCGGACCGGAGGCGGTTCCGGGAACGGACGCGGACCTCGTGCTGTTCCACACCGGATGGGAGGACCGCTGGGGGACCGACCGATACCGGGCGCACCCGTATCTCTCTCGGGCCGCCGCGGAGCGCTGTGCCGGCCGGGGGTTCGCGGTCGGACTGGACTGTTTCAGCCCCGACCCGACGCCGGGTTCGGACGGCGGGAACGGGTTCGAGGGGTACGGGGTGCCGGCCCACCGCGCGCTGCTCGGCGCGGGCCTGCTCGTCGTCGAGAACCTGATCGGACTCGGCGACCTTCCCGAGCGCTGCTCCGTGTCCGCGTACCCCCTGCGCGTCGACGCCGACGGGGCTCCGGCTCGGGTGGTCGCCGAGTTCGAGGGGTGA
- the rpl7ae gene encoding 50S ribosomal protein L7Ae, whose protein sequence is MSVYVDYDVPADLAERSLEALEVARDTGTVKKGTNETTKAVERGNAQLVYVAEDVEPEEIVMHLPELCEEKGIAYVFIETQDDVGHAAGLEVGSAAAAITDAGDAEDDVGDITAKVEELR, encoded by the coding sequence ATGTCAGTATACGTCGACTACGATGTACCCGCGGACCTCGCGGAGCGAAGCCTCGAAGCGCTCGAGGTCGCCCGCGACACAGGCACCGTCAAGAAGGGAACCAACGAGACGACCAAGGCCGTCGAGCGCGGCAACGCGCAGCTCGTCTACGTCGCCGAGGACGTCGAACCGGAGGAGATCGTGATGCACCTCCCCGAACTGTGCGAGGAGAAGGGGATCGCCTACGTCTTCATCGAGACCCAGGACGACGTCGGCCACGCGGCCGGCCTCGAGGTCGGCTCCGCGGCCGCCGCCATCACCGACGCCGGCGACGCCGAGGACGACGTCGGGGACATCACGGCCAAGGTCGAGGAACTCCGGTAA
- a CDS encoding 30S ribosomal protein S28e, producing the protein MSAEEQESGSTPAEVIEVVGKTGMHGEAMQVKCRIREGDNQGRIITRNVLGPVQEGDVLQLRETQRDADSIGGQ; encoded by the coding sequence ATGTCGGCTGAAGAACAAGAGAGCGGCTCGACGCCCGCCGAGGTCATCGAGGTCGTCGGCAAGACCGGGATGCACGGCGAGGCCATGCAGGTCAAGTGCCGCATCCGGGAGGGCGACAACCAGGGCCGCATCATCACGCGGAACGTTCTCGGTCCCGTGCAGGAGGGCGACGTCCTCCAGCTGCGCGAGACCCAGCGGGACGCGGACTCCATCGGAGGTCAGTAA
- the ndk gene encoding nucleoside-diphosphate kinase, with translation MSHHDERTFVMVKPDGVQRGLIGEIVSRFEDRGLKLVGGKFMRIDEELAHEHYGEHEGKPFFEGLVEFITSGPVFAMVWEGADATRQVRSMMGETDPAESAPGTIRGDLGLDLGQNVIHGSDHEDEGANEREIALFFDEDELVDWDLGTAEWVYEDAGDH, from the coding sequence ATGAGCCACCACGACGAGCGAACCTTCGTGATGGTCAAGCCCGACGGCGTCCAGCGCGGCCTCATCGGCGAGATCGTCTCCCGGTTCGAGGACCGCGGCCTGAAGCTCGTCGGCGGCAAGTTCATGCGCATCGACGAGGAGCTCGCCCACGAGCACTACGGCGAGCACGAGGGCAAGCCGTTCTTCGAGGGGCTCGTCGAGTTCATCACCTCCGGGCCGGTCTTCGCGATGGTCTGGGAGGGCGCGGACGCGACGCGGCAGGTCCGCTCCATGATGGGCGAGACCGACCCCGCCGAGTCGGCGCCGGGCACCATCCGGGGCGACCTCGGGCTCGACCTGGGCCAGAACGTCATCCACGGCTCGGACCACGAGGACGAGGGCGCCAACGAGCGCGAGATCGCGCTGTTCTTCGACGAGGACGAACTGGTCGACTGGGACCTCGGCACCGCGGAGTGGGTGTACGAGGACGCTGGCGATCACTAG